In a genomic window of Anomalospiza imberbis isolate Cuckoo-Finch-1a 21T00152 chromosome 5, ASM3175350v1, whole genome shotgun sequence:
- the LOC137473520 gene encoding collagen alpha-1(I) chain-like, with protein sequence MAGRGRGSPALPGGGGRGGTAAARGPSAGSLLPLPGAPEACVRSGRSGGGGQRGEREFREKEKREKETEREGIARGRAGWGWGGGGGVWIPRFSPRPLSEPLDLCALPSPWLAPSGSASRSLLLPPSLTHKQNGGCCSFALPSPRREAAVAAAAGNEPREHGGRGRHRGRGQPCGRGHGGAGPGGASAHNGTRAPAGWGQRHRPSRRHETAFVQSALVSLRALPQTSLATPLKGEGFFPLKKKKKGRGEKKKKKKKKGLLPAPPHTPLSVGPKVRGVGPGEPGRTLWPPRCAGPPGACCPARWAEAPGGRARVFRRRPPSFPPGRRLPAGSPRRRRAGRSCRRSRAVLRHRYGSPGRQHPASEQRAWGAGPAPRAPRGGRVDVRITQSQNKLD encoded by the coding sequence ATGGCCGGGCGGGGGAGGGGGtccccggcgctgcccggcggGGGGGGCCGGGGCGGGACGGCGGCAGCGCGGGGGCCGAGCGCAGGCTCCCTACTGCCCCTGCCTGGCGCTCCGGAGGCGTGTGTGCGGAGCGGGCGAAGCGGGGGCGGAGGGCAGCGCGGGGAGAGAGAATTCCgggaaaaggagaagagagaaaaggaaacagaaagagAGGGAATAGCGAGGGGACGGGCAGGctggggttggggggggggggggggcgtcTGGATTCCTCGCTTCTCTCCCCGTCCCCTGTCCGAGCCCCTGGATCTCTGTGCGCTGCCCTCCCCCTGGCTCGCCCCGTCCGGCTCGGCCTCTcgctcccttctcctccctccgtcgctcacacacaaacaaaatggCGGCTGTTGTTCCTTCGCTCTCCCGAGCCCTCGGAGGGaagcggcggtggcggcggcggccggaAATGAGCCAAGAGAAcacggggggcggggccggcaccgggggCGTGGTCAGCCCTGCGggcggggacacggcggggcggggcccggcggcgcTAGCGCACACAATGGAACGCGGGCGCCGGCGGGGTGGGGGCAGCGGCACCGCCCCAGCCGCCGTCACGAGACCGCGTTTGTCCAATCAGCGCTCGTCTCTCTCCGGGCTCTTCCGCAAACTTCACTGGCCACGCCCCTTAAAGGCGAAGggtttttccctttaaaaaaaaaaaaaaaagggagaggagaaaaaaaaaaaaaaaaaaaaaaaaaaggccttctTCCTGCCCCGCCCCACACGCCCTTATCTGTCGGCCCAAAAGTACGCGGCGTAGGCCCGGGGGAGCCTGGCCGGACCCTGTGGCCGCCCCGGTGTGCTGGACCACCTGGTGCCTGCTGCCCGGCCCGGTGGGCTGAGGCGCCGGGGGGAAGAGCGCGGGTCTTTCGCCGCcgccctccttccttccctcccggCCGCCGGCTCCCGGCCGGTTCCCCGCGGcgccggcgggcggggcgcTCCTGCCGCCGGTCCCGGGCCGTGCTGCGCCACAGATATGGCAGCCCGGGCCGGCAGCACCCGGCCAGCGAGCAAAGGGCCTGGGGAGCGGGGCCCGCTCCCCGAGCGCCCCGAGGTGGGCGAGTGGATGTGCGAATCACACAATCGCAGAATAAATTAGAttag